In Naumovozyma castellii chromosome 1, complete genome, one DNA window encodes the following:
- the IDP2 gene encoding isocitrate dehydrogenase (NADP(+)) IDP2 (ancestral locus Anc_1.396) produces the protein MSQLNKITVTNPIVEMDGDEMTRIIWHLIKAKLIVPFLDVDLKYYDLSIENRDETKDKVTRDSAKATLQYGVAVKCATITPDEQRVKEFHLHKMWKSPNGTIRNILGGTVFREPIVISNVPRLIPNWEKPIIIGRHAFGDQYMAKDIVVPNKGKLKIVFENEVGEDIVKDVFQFPENGGVAMMMYNTTDAIEGFARSSFQLALERQLPLYSTTKNTILKKYDGKFKSVFEDMYEREYKQQFEDLGIWYEHRLIDDMVAQMLKSKGGFIIAMKNYDGDVQSDIVAQGFGSLGLMTSVLVAPDGKTFESEAAHGTVTRHYRQHQQGKETSTNSIASIFAWTRGIIQRGKLDDTPEVVKFGELLEKATIETVQIDGIMTKDLALNMGKTERSAYVTTEEFIDAVEKRLTREFKQIF, from the coding sequence ATGTCCCAACTAAACAAGATCACAGTCACCAACCCCATTGTGGAAATGGACGGGGACGAAATGACCCGTATCATCTGGCACCTAATCAAAGCTAAATTGATCGTTCCCTTCCTAGACGTGGACTTGAAATACTACGATTTATCCATTGAGAACCGTGATGAGACCAAGGATAAAGTCACCAGAGACTCCGCTAAGGCAACTTTGCAATACGGTGTCGCCGTGAAGTGCGCTACCATTACCCCGGATGAACAACGTGTTAAGGAATTCCACTTGCATAAGATGTGGAAGTCGCCCAATGGGACCATTAGAAATATCTTGGGTGGGACAGTGTTTAGAGAACCTATTGTCATTTCTAATGTGCCACGTTTGATTCCAAATTGGGAAAAAcctattattattgggaGACATGCGTTCGGTGATCAGTACATGGCAAAGGATATCGTTGTGCCCAATAAGgggaaattgaagattgtatttgaaaatgaagtgGGTGAAGATATTGTTAAGGatgttttccaattccCTGAGAATGGTGGTGTCGCTATGATGATGTATAATACTACAGATGCCATTGAAGGGTTCGCAAGATCTTCGTTCCAATTGGCCTTGGAGAGACAATTGCCATTGTATTCCACTACCAAGAATAccattttgaagaaatatgatgGGAAATTTAAGAGTGTCTTTGAAGACATGTATGAGAGGGAATATAAAcaacaatttgaagatttggGAATTTGGTATGAACATAGattaattgatgatatGGTAGCACAAATGTTGAAATCAAAAGGTGGTTTTATCATCgcaatgaaaaattatgatGGTGATGTGCAATCTGATATTGTAGCTCAAGGGTTTGGATCTTTGGGATTAATGACATCTGTGTTAGTAGCACCAGATGGGAAGACTTTTGAAAGTGAGGCCGCCCATGGGACCGTCACTAGACATTATAGACAACATCAACAGGGGAAGGAAACTTCAACAAATTCCATTGCTTCCATTTTTGCCTGGACAAGAGGTATTATACAAAGAGGGAAACTGGATGATACACCTGAGGTGGTTAAATTCGGTGAATTACTGGAAAAGGCCACTATTGAAACTGTTCAGATTGATGGTATCATGACTAAAGATTTAGCTTTGAATATGGGGAAGACTGAAAGATCAGCATACGTGACaactgaagaatttattgatgCGGTCGAAAAAAGATTAACAAGAGAATTTAAACagattttttaa